From the genome of Solanum stenotomum isolate F172 chromosome 5, ASM1918654v1, whole genome shotgun sequence:
NNNNNNNNNNNNNNNNNNNNNNNNNNNNNNNNNNNNNNNNNNNNNNNNNNNNNNNNNNNNNNNNNNNNNNNNNNNNNNNNNNNNNNNNNNNNNNNNNNNNNNNNNNNNNNNNNNNNNNNNNNNNNNNNNNNNNNNNNNNNNNNNNNNNNNNNNNNNNNNNNNNNNNNNNNNNNNNNNNNNNNNNNNNNNNNNNNNNNNNNNNNNNNNNNNNNNNNNNNNNNNNNNNNNNNNNNNNNNNNNNNNNNNNNNNNNNNNNNNNNNNNNNNNNNNNNNNNNNNNNNNNNNNNNNNNNNNNNNNNNNNNNNNNNNNNNNNNNNNNNNNNNNNNNNNNNNNNNNNNNNNNNNNNNNNNNNNNNNNNNNNNNNNNNNNNNNNNNNNNNNNNNNNNNNNNNNNNNNNNNNNNNNNNNNNNNNNNNNNNNNNNNNNNNNNNNNNNNNNNNNNNNNNNNNNNNNNNNNNNNNNNNNNNNNNNNNNNNNNNNNNNNNNNNNNNNNNNNNNNNNNNNNNNNNNNNNNNNNNNNNNNNNNNNNNNNNNNNNNNNNNNNNNNNNNNNNNNNNNNNNNNNNNNNNNNNNNNNNNNNNNNNNNNNNNNNNNNNNNNNNNNNNNNNNNNNNNNNNNNNNNNNNNNNNNNNNNNNNNNNNNNNNNNNNNNNNNNNNNNNNNNNNNNNNNNNNNNNNNNNNNNNNNNNNNNNNNNNNNNNNNNNNNNNNNNNNNNNNNNNNNNNNNNNNNNNNNNNNNNNNNNNNNNNNNNNNNNNNNNNNNNNNNNNNNNNNNNNNNNNNNNNNNNNNNNNNNNNNNNNNNNNNNNNNNNNNNNNNNNNNNNNNNNNNNNNNNNNNNNNNNNNNNNNNNNNNNNNNNNNNNNNNNNNNNNNNNNNNNNNNNNNNNNNNNNNNNNNNNNNNNNNNNNNNNNNNNNNNNNNNNNNNNNNNNNNNNNNNNNNNNNNNNNNNNNNNNNNNNNNNNNNNNNNNNNNNNNNNNNNNNNNNNNNNNNNNNNNNNNNNNNNNNNNNNNNNNNNNNNNNNNNNNNNNNNNNNNNNNNNNNNNNNNNNNNNNNNNNNNNNNNNNNNNNNNNNNNNNNNNNNNNNNNNNNNNNNNNNNNNNNNNNNNNNNNNNNNNNNNNNNNNNNNNNNNNNNNNNNNNNNNNNNNNNNNNNNNNNNNNNNNNNNNNNNNNNNNNNNNNNNNNNNNNNNNNNNNNNNNNNNNNNNNNNNNNNNNNNNNNNNNNNNNNNNNNNNNNNNNNNNNNNNNNNNNNNNNNNNNNNNNNNNNNNNNNNNNNNNNNNNNNNNNNNNNNNNNNNNNNNNNNNNNNNNNNNNNNNNNNNNNNNNNNNNNNNNNNNNNNNNNNNNNNNNNNNNNNNNNNNNNNNNNNNNNNNNNNNNNNNNNNNNNNNNNNNNNNNNNNNNNNNNNNNNNNNNNNNNNNNNNNNNNNNNNNNNNNNNNNNNNNNNNNNNNNNNNNNNNNNNNNNNNNNNNNNNNNNatttatatgtatttcggaattggttggacttagtactcttgaaagacatgattttatctacatgaacaatagcccaccatgtgtttgataaaatgccatttatagaattcataggaaatggaaggtccaatgtacatcctatgagtcggatgattatataattattgaaatgatgatgaaagggatacatgtatatgattttctcaatatagtgttgtgagtcgaccaagcctagtacggggggtagtaggcccgtataaccgtatcgaggggttggtaccttggttgcctagtacggggggtagtaggcccgtataaccatatcgaggggtttgtaccttggtccctagctcggggagtggtaggcccgggtaaccacattgaggggtttgtacctctttcgcctctccaagggggtggtaggccttggaaatactatattgatggtcactcaccacacatgtactacgtctcactaaatatgattttttttatgtaagcatcattatacatatcatttctctaatAGGCTATCTaccgggtatgattatgcatttttcctataatgtacatctattgtagcattgcattgcatcccatatacttagtacattcgaacgtactaacgcatactctatgcctacatgatgtcaccatgtagggaccggagcaccgcttgaccctcctcctccgcgtggctaatacgacttcctatcaaggttattggtgagtcctccattccggggacgttgctcatgatcttttgctatgtataagactttttctttttagttatgttttgactatgagggtgaacccggtagtttgtcttggcccccgctaagtactcatgtttagaggtggtgttggacaagttgtgtattatgcttgagcttcactcatctatggtatttatgtatcattcctttttttttctcttgctcccttagtcctgATTTctcccttgattatgcttatcgcttatagtcattttaattgcttccgcgaccaaggatgtgtaatgatatgctatgaggcttgtttggggttctttcgggttccccattcgccggtcacgtctaggccctaggcttgggtcgtgacattttaaataactaattcatgatgatctgttgaaattctagaaatcctaggtctgttcataatcatagaatcaagaatctgactgaattctagggacctaatgggcgaaaggaacccactagtgaaatcccacatacctggtgacgaattccacggagaaatctttcgattttggggctgaaacTGAAGgaacctcgctgcgttcttgaactagggttcttgacctttttctcctctcttgcttctaatttttgtaagttttgattaatgaattgacttaggtaagttctagttatgtttctaggtttaaactaattaaaacctcatgatttagggtctaaacgacgtatcttaggggttaaacgaaatagaaaaagaccaaaagacccttgaatTAGCTGCtatcggagtgactgacggacctgactgacggtccgtcaatcaatcgacggtccgtcgattgggtccgtaggtcgagtctgcccgacagggcttcactaaaacgggcataactttttactcgcatgtcgaaatttagcaaactcggtggcattggaaatataattcaattatctatctaaccataggttatgggacacataattcattttttgctaaaagttatgaccatctgaagttgacccatcagaattttcagctaactggctgctaaccttcgatctacggtcagacctacggaccgtggatcgaacaacagtccgtgctggtcaaccgtagttcgtgacagaggctgggtaaagaggtcttgatccacggacacagaccacggaccatggtctgatctacggaccgtgggtctgtccgtgggtcgagacttagcaAATTTTTCgagctggctggggaggggttgcagtggcgaaccacggaccgtggtccgacctatggtccgtggatggcaaccgtgggttgcacctgcaacttctcaaaatctgcatttttgtctgtttcgaatacggggtgttacagaacttgtatgttattttttttgtagagtCATGGCCTCTCCATATGTCGTCAACCCGCAAATGGTCATagaaataaattacaaattaagAGATTGGTGGAACGATATCAAGAAAGACCATGAAATAGAGATTCGTCATTTGTTGGGCAGCCTTACTTATCTTATTTTTTCCATACTTGACCATCACTTGATTAATGCCTTGTTGCAATTCTGGGACCCCTCGAGAATGGTCTTCAAGTTTAGTAATTTTGAATTAGTACCTACAATCGAAGAGTGTAATGGCTTCATTGATTTGTCGTACCATGAGTGTGAAATGATTGTACCCTATAATCCATCATCAAGGGATTTTCTAGAAAGTCTGGGGATGAAGTACAATCTAACATTAACCTATTTGGATCTTGGGTGGATTTCTTTCGACTTTTTGTATTCACTCTTTAGCCATGAAggtagttatttttatttctatgaGGAACTTGAGTGCTCCGTTGAGATATGGGAAAAGTATCGTGTGAATTCCTCTGCCATATCATTATCGGGTTCTCCAGTTTTTCcccaaagaaagaagaaagatcGATACTCATTTGGGGTATGTGGTTCATACATTAGCTCAAGGAAGGGATGAACCTAAGAAAACTATAGTACCCATGATATTAGCAAAGATCATGAGGAGTCTGTCTGCATGTGTCAATGGTAGAATGTTTTCCGAAAGATTCAACATTTTGCTGCAATTGTGGGCTATCGAACACTTCTATAGACGACATGATAGGATAGATCTTCTCAATGGTATATGCAACAAAATTGATAATCATCCAAGAAGGATGGAAGGTTTCACCGCCCCTGTGGGATTCATAGATTGGcagatattttttatagaactCAGCGACTATCACATTCAATGGAAACTCTATTGGCTATCTATCTTATGCCATAGTGAGAGGTAATAAACACTATTTCATTGAGCTTATTGGCTCAAAAGGCGTCCAACCATATGCTCCCCTTTAGAGTACTCCATCAGTTTGGACAAGTTCAATTGATACCACTATGATCCAATGGGTCACTATAAGTATGATTTTGGACAAAATGTTCGAGAAGTCCATAACATACTTCAAAGATGGGAAAGGGTGATAACTATATATATGGGTGCACGACGTTCCTTTTGTACATATGAATACAACATGTGGATCCTAAAAGAGGCTGATAGGAGAGAATTTAGTAAAGAGGTTATCATGGGCTCGCCGATGAGAGAGAGAATATACGAGCACACAACTTGTGGAACCTTGAGTATGAAATCACTCCATATACAAAAGGGCAAATGGCACCAAGCTCTTGGGATCGATATCTTAGAGATTTCAAAATTTTAGGATAACTTTCCCATATTACCCAATTGTTCCCTTTAgtttatttctatttctatgaTGTAATTGTTGAATTCTATCCAATAAATGAAAGtttgtttttcctttatttCTCTAACTCAAAAACTCCAATTGACAAAGATGGCTTGAGTTAATTATTGTGCATCACTTATGTctctgtaacaccccgaaaactaGTAGCATAAGCTAGGGTTTGGTGCGAGGGTTCAAGCCAAGGAAGAGGGCAAAGGCCAAGGAGAAAGGACCAAGGTTGCCCAAGCACTACCCCAACTTCAAGACCACCACCACGGTTAGTGGTGATGACCATGTCCCGTGGTGTCATCCATGGTAACTAGGCAGTAGCTTCCCAAGAGGCTGCCCAAGTTGGCtcaccttcacgagccactttaCGGCCAGTGGTGaagaccacggctcgtgggaaGGTTCGTGGTGATGCCTTCAACTCATGGAGGCCAAGCCAAGGTGGCCTAGCTACTAGTACATGATCACGAGCAGGACCACGGccagtggtgaggaccacggctCAAGGAGCCTTCCGTGAAGCTTGGACAGTGGGCTGCCAAGTGGGGCTATTTTGGGAAATTTCAATTTGAGTTAGATTAAAGTGAGGTCATTTTGTATAAGCCTAGtacacctatataagtgattttaactcTTTAAACTCACCATTCAAgacattatttccaaaaccccaaATTAAACCCCCAAAAGctttcctctcaaatatttctcactctagaaactagaagaagaagaagaagaagaaggaagttcaactaggatcaaggtcaaggttcaattcctccattgaagtttAGCATTGGGATTTGTTgttaaggtatgatagctttcaTCCGTGGAtatcttccatccatggagttcctttaaaattcaatttcaaaggaAAGATACAAATCCCCAATTGTTAGGGTTTGATTCaaaagtcatgggttcctttcaaaccTGATTTTAatggttgaattatgttattataagcatgaattgaggatttcctatggtttttatgatgtatccccaagaacccatgtaattcccatatttctcaaagttgatgatatgatgtgggtctttgttgatgaaagaggaattttatgaactaatgcaTGAGatgatagaatcacatgaattATAATGATATCTATGTCTAATGCTTGAATTCTAGATGTGATGATTGAAAGAGAGTTTTAAACCTCAACGAGGtaaagtatgagattatgcatgttatATGAAGATTATGTAAATGCTTTAataacactttgagagtgaaatgttaatgattatgttgttgttgtgggctgattgaaaggttattctcatgaactcatattgaacatgatgtgaaaggttttctcacataaagaagattttaaagttgaaaggcttttctcacctaattgaatcaaagtcTCAAGAGCCATCATAAATagatcatggatggtgatagttgCTCACACATGGTCTAAAGAGTTAAAGTAATGAtctaccttgaatcggtaggccaagTGTGTAAGATCACATACTTTTTCTCTAATCATGCATAATATATGTGGTATAGTATGGCATGGTTATATGAGGTGTATATGACTTTGTATCGTACATTGGAGATTAAAATTGCAAGTAGGTGGCAATATCAAGGAACTAAActaaagttttaggtcaaagggACCCCTCAAACAAAGTTCATGATAAAAGAAATGGCTCGGGTAGAACTTCGCCTGTTTGAAAGGTTTAACATGTCCCATAACTTGTGGATAAGCCTATGAGTGTAAAACATGCTAAGAATAGTGTGTTATGAGGTATTATAATAGCACAAGGGTCGTATGTTAAGTTTGGAAGTCAAGAAATTTAGTGAAACtaaagtcggcaaaagttatcgaagtttctctaataatattttcttaactttggATCAAATATCTTGCATATTTTATCCCACTATATACAGAGTTAGAAGACCTATCACACATTAAATtgaaggcctacgagtctagcTTGCAACACACAAAATCTCGTATCCAACCGacatcggagtaaaaagttatgagggttttactacggACTGCCGGGACAAAATCCGGGTCGGgtaaaaaatgtggtatgtcggctcactcaacgttttaagccatgaaaacatttcattttacttCCAAACAAGAAAGAAAGCTTAAGATAGGGTTCCTAAGGAGTACTTGCATGATGAAGGAcagtttttgacgatttctaccattaaagattgcccccgtgcctagaaacgtgatcTCTACACGTGGCAATCGTTTTCTCTTTCTATTAGCTGCATTTGGAGCacgtttttgaagatataaatttgtagtaattggtgtttcttcaagttttacacttggttaactaaggtaatcatctcgggactcttttatgaCTGTTTTTATGACGTTCTACGGACATTTCGTCAAGTTGAGGCCATTTGGCAAATCTGCCAATTTAAGAACAACTATGAATTGTTTATAAGTGTGTACCAGctgtatatatatagtttttgcGAAGTTTAGGACGTAAGGAAAAACTTTCGTGAAGAAGCTACGATCATTCGAGCATTCATTGAAAAATGTATGTTAAGGCGAAGCTACGTCCCTCATTTTAGCACCACTCCTAGGAAATTCCTAAAACGCcgaatgtgatattttgctattctcttgctagaaagaccttcaatgaaaggcattgggatctcagctgaatcattttcatgattctgttattttgatatttcacttgttCGGATAAATAGAGTGTTCGACatctacatgtcattttatcAGCTTTCTTGATTATATGTCTGCATGTATGAATTCGTAATCTGCCTTGGGTGATGTGAATTGAAATGTCACGCTAGACCCTTACTACTTGTGACCAGCCCTCTTTCCCCACTAAggttattattaaaaaaaatctttaaagtagCTCACGACcttcaaaactctcaaatataatttaaatgtaaactattagaacacttggtttttgaaatatttcttttataaattatctaggaACCAAGTTAGGAACTAAGTAAGTCACCTTAAACTTGTTATGAATATCAACAAGGTTAGGTTATCCTTCTAAAATTCGAGTTAACTTTTAAAGCTTATTTGGAAGAACACATCAAGTTCCATGAGattgttatatgttatatgAAAGTTATTATGGGGTTATCAGAACAAGAGTAAAAACGggccaagattggcaacatgacaaTAATAACTCATAGGTGTTATAAATCCATGGCATGACATGTTATGCATTTTACTCCTGAGCTATAATCGGgaggtatggggcctattgcctatatttatacgtatgagacacagatGGCCCGAGGAGATGCAGTACGCAGCCTCACCAGTTCCATTGGTACCTGAGAAAGCTACGGACACAGGACCTCCAGTACCTATTGTTCCTCCACCAGAGATCTCTAGGGAGCAGGGGATGAGAGAGGCAGTTCAGTTGTTGACTAGGATGGTTTCTATTCATGAGCGAGAACTGGAGTCAGGAGTGATATATTCAGAGAGACCAGTCGAAAAGTTCGAAGGTACGCGAGTTTCTTTATTTGGCCCTTCCGTTATTTACAGGATCTAGTCTTACTGAGGATCCCAGGACTTTATAGACCATATATATAGAGTATTGGGGGTGATGCATGCCTCTGTCACAGAGGATGTGGAGTTGGCTTCTTTTCGGCTACGTGATGTAGCCATCCTTTGGTATGAGGCATGGGAGAGATCAAAAGGACATGATGCTCCGCCAGCAGAGTGGGAGGACTTCTCTGAGGCTTTCCTTGCCCACTATTTGCCACGAGAAGTTCAAGAGGCATGTCTTGACCAGTTTATCAATCTGAAGCAAGGAACCATGAGTGTGAGGGATTATAGCCATAGGTTTAATTCTTTGGCAAGATATGCACCAGATATTGTGCGTACCATGAGAGCCAGAGTTCATCGTTATGTTAATGGTTTGGCAGATCATTTGATCAGAGATTGTAGGGTAACATCCCTATCAGATGATGTAGATATTTCCCATATACAGGCTTTCGCTCAGACTACAAAGGACCTTTCTAAATGGATTTGTGATACCCGCAAGGATAGGGAGAAGAGTAAGAGGGCCCTTTTCCATCGATATCCACCTCAGCCAGCGGGTATTGCCTCACCACATGTGTAGGGACCGCAGTTTGATCGTTATAGTCAGTCAGGACCAGGTCAGAGCTCAGGCCAGCCTGAAGGTCGTCGACAGGATGGTTTCGTACATATAAGACATCCCACTCCTCATTGTACACAATGCGGTAAATTGCACGCTGGGCAGTATAGACAGGGTTCAGGTGCATGTTATCATTATGGGCAGACAGGTTATTTTATTAGTCAGTGCCCAAGGTTGAGCAGAGATGATCTAGCTCAGCCTTCAGGATCCACAACAACATCTTCACCCTCAGTCTGTGCCCCACGAAAAGGACCACAGTCTACTCAGGGTCATTGTAGAGGGAGGGGTGAAGGAGATACAGGTTCAAGCGGTGGTCAAAATCGCTTTTATGCACTCACAGGACAATAGGATTCAGAGACATCCCCTGATGTTATTATAGGTATATTGACGATATCTTCTCAAGCTGTTTACGCATTGATAGACCCTGGAtctatattttcatatattactaCATTTATTGCTAGTAAGATTGACATGAAATCTGAGTTGTTGCCACAACCATTTGAGGTGTCTACACCAGTTGGCGATTCTATTTTAGCTAGTCGTGTCTATCGGAGTTGTACGGTATTAATTAATGATCGTCCAACTTTCGATGATTTTGTTGAGTTGattatgctagattttgatgttatcatgggtatggattggttggtAGCTTGCTATGCTAATTTTGATTGTCGTTCAAAGATAGTCCGATTTTACTTTACAGGTGAGCCAATCCTTGAGTGGAAGGGTAATGCAGCCACACATAAGGGTaagtttatttcataccttaggGCTCGGAAGTTGATTGCTAAAGGTTGTATATACCATATGGTTCATGTACATGATATTGATAAGGAGCCCATGACTCTTCAGTCAA
Proteins encoded in this window:
- the LOC125863894 gene encoding uncharacterized protein LOC125863894, whose translation is MRHRWPEEMQYAASPVPLVPEKATDTGPPVPIVPPPEISREQGMREAVQLLTRMVSIHERELESGVIYSERPVEKFEEDVELASFRLRDVAILWYEAWERSKGHDAPPAEWEDFSEAFLAHYLPREVQEACLDQFINLKQGTMSVRDYSHRFNSLARYAPDIVRTMRARVHRYVNGLADHLIRDCRVTSLSDDVDISHIQAFAQTTKDLSKWICDTRKDREKSKRALFHRYPPQPAGPGQSSGQPEGRRQDGFVHIRHPTPHCTQCGKLHAGQYRQGSGACYHYGQTGYFISQCPRLSRDDLAQPSGSTTTSSPSVCAPRKGPQSTQGHCRGRGEGDTGILTISSQAVYALIDPGSIFSYITTFIASKIDMKSELLPQPFEVSTPVGDSILASRVYRSCTVLINDRPTFDDFVELIMLDFDVIMGMDWLVACYANFDCRSKIVRFYFTGEPILEWKGNAATHKGKFISYLRARKLIAKGCIYHMVHVHDIDKEPMTLQSIPIVNEFSMVFPDDLPGIPPEREIDFTIVLLPDTQPISIPPYKMAPADIRELKEQLKDLLDKGFIKPSNSPWGALVLFVRKKDGSLRIYKVLNVFPRLTCGLVTINCDLRVREVDIPKIAFRTMYGHFEFLVMSFGITNAPFLDEFTLQDCKLYAKFSKCDFWLTSVAFIGHVITSEGIKVDGQKIEVVMTWSRPLNLMEVRNFLGLAGYYRRFVKGFSSISAPLTKLTHKATKFQWTEACKQSFHELKKRLTTTPVLTLPDAYVVADALSRKSMGSLSHVEADKAGITKDICQLVNLQICLVDAGGGAVVVKNMEESSFVTEVKRRQHEDPELRKLREKIPQQQHPLFELTGDGDLRYQGRLCVSTVGKLRTNILSEAHYSRYASHLGATKMYQDLRQIYWWNDMKKDIAEMVAECPNCQQVKAEHQRPRGLTQYIEPLLWKWDMINMDFITGFTRTP